The proteins below come from a single Caulobacter flavus genomic window:
- a CDS encoding P-loop NTPase fold protein, which produces MAGAPDDLKTAARPSAPEPDEPFDPIEPARGKSIQLGSLLAWRYRDGAPYVASSVAAALLIALDLQSGRSGADASSGLRNVIDAQALLVAIQILGRRSTFSRWSTYFQNSVLRQDVVPAEIDSSALNAIVDRAHARREEAAEGVIQWDAVEVLAEASRLRQATNGLNREIGVRHVTAAYFLTQAGHAALRAQGFLEQYGELRSRMTAAMSEILPSYNGDDIEAWRPIIETIRQTPPKVRLKATEIRPDYSSDTVNLAGGDPLDSTRDARALADVILLKAARPPLALGVFGPWGSGKSTLVRRLQAEIRQQLEAERARPSEAGELGRVRNAIQIEFSAWSFADSENLWAALTAEVFDQLAAGGIDGWRDKPRADLVGGIAARLSQEAAALNTASAKAVEHEQTAGRLEATLEEARKKKAKADRQAVVEVLGSLLAAAEPKPEADKEKDKQKKEALQRLHEALLEAPDGDGVKGAAGTLKALGAVWRERLKLTWRSAGVFMRWGGVITFVAFLVLSGIVVVTQAPFGGVFYAWLASLVGAISLAAPYVASGVRLLSQYLGERDKLRAEAAKAEGEAAAALARAREDLVQARSKAAASRAFVDTFRNEANAPAAPGLMLKYLLRESEDLALVRKQIGLINIVRRCFEQLAAVIREMAASSDPDAVDRIVIYIDDLDRCSAKQVVAILEAIHLLLAFDCFVVVVAVDPKWLAQSLNDQHQQFINGQAAASGRATPEDYLEKIFQMALHVRPLAERDPSAASPYGAYQRFAASLLEPDRAHQADPPPAAPPPAPATPTEPQPAAGIDGREGFTIASPDRPEDFDAVRLERVSLGEAETKLLLELGVLAAKSPRAVKRMINVYRLIRISHADRLEDFLRKDGGEGPAYWAVLLALACEIGLPSAVMAQLSRVARDVWEDDWSALLSALSAPLNEDLVVKLPVASNELFKSLRAPGLDDAFISGWEVVRHHLGRPPELDEFLRALAVVSRYSLRALNA; this is translated from the coding sequence ATGGCGGGTGCACCCGACGACTTGAAGACGGCGGCGCGGCCCAGTGCGCCCGAGCCCGACGAGCCCTTCGATCCCATCGAGCCGGCGCGGGGCAAGTCGATCCAGCTCGGCTCGCTGCTGGCGTGGCGATATCGAGACGGCGCCCCTTATGTCGCCAGCAGCGTCGCCGCCGCGCTTCTCATCGCGCTGGACCTTCAATCCGGTCGATCGGGCGCCGACGCGTCGTCGGGCCTGCGCAACGTCATCGACGCCCAGGCCCTGCTGGTGGCGATCCAGATCCTTGGCCGGCGATCGACCTTCAGCCGCTGGTCGACCTACTTCCAGAACTCCGTCCTGCGCCAGGACGTCGTGCCGGCCGAGATCGACAGCAGTGCGCTCAACGCTATCGTCGATCGCGCCCACGCCCGTCGCGAGGAGGCCGCTGAAGGCGTCATCCAATGGGACGCCGTAGAGGTTCTTGCCGAGGCCTCCAGGCTGCGCCAAGCCACCAACGGCCTCAACCGCGAGATCGGCGTCCGCCACGTTACGGCCGCCTACTTCCTGACCCAGGCGGGCCATGCGGCGCTGAGGGCGCAAGGCTTCCTCGAACAGTATGGCGAACTGCGATCGCGTATGACCGCCGCGATGTCGGAGATCCTGCCCAGCTACAACGGCGACGACATCGAGGCCTGGCGGCCGATCATCGAGACCATCCGCCAGACGCCGCCGAAGGTCCGGCTGAAGGCGACCGAAATCAGGCCCGACTACTCGTCCGACACGGTGAACCTGGCGGGCGGCGACCCCCTCGACTCCACGCGCGACGCCCGGGCCCTGGCCGACGTGATCCTGCTGAAGGCGGCCCGGCCGCCGCTGGCGCTGGGCGTCTTTGGTCCCTGGGGATCGGGCAAGTCCACCCTGGTGCGTCGCCTGCAGGCCGAGATCCGCCAGCAGCTCGAGGCCGAGCGCGCCCGGCCCTCCGAGGCGGGCGAGCTGGGCCGGGTCCGCAACGCCATCCAGATCGAGTTCAGCGCCTGGTCCTTCGCCGACAGCGAGAACCTGTGGGCCGCCCTGACCGCCGAGGTGTTCGACCAGCTCGCCGCCGGCGGCATCGACGGCTGGCGCGACAAGCCGCGCGCCGACCTGGTGGGCGGCATCGCCGCCCGGCTCTCGCAGGAGGCGGCGGCGCTCAACACCGCCTCGGCCAAGGCGGTCGAGCACGAGCAGACGGCCGGACGGCTGGAGGCCACGCTCGAGGAGGCCAGGAAAAAGAAGGCCAAGGCCGACCGCCAGGCGGTGGTCGAAGTGCTGGGCTCGCTTCTGGCCGCCGCCGAGCCCAAACCCGAGGCCGACAAGGAAAAGGACAAGCAGAAGAAGGAGGCGCTGCAGCGGCTGCATGAAGCGCTGCTGGAGGCTCCGGACGGCGATGGGGTCAAGGGCGCGGCCGGAACGCTGAAGGCGCTGGGCGCGGTCTGGCGAGAGCGATTGAAGCTGACCTGGCGTTCGGCCGGCGTCTTCATGCGGTGGGGAGGCGTCATCACCTTCGTCGCCTTCCTCGTCCTTTCCGGGATCGTGGTGGTCACCCAGGCGCCCTTTGGCGGCGTCTTCTATGCATGGCTGGCCAGCCTTGTGGGCGCGATCTCGCTCGCCGCGCCCTATGTGGCCTCGGGCGTCAGGCTGCTGTCGCAGTACCTGGGCGAGCGCGACAAGCTGCGCGCGGAGGCGGCGAAGGCCGAAGGCGAGGCGGCGGCGGCGCTGGCCCGCGCGCGGGAGGATCTGGTGCAGGCGCGGTCGAAGGCCGCCGCCAGCCGGGCCTTCGTCGACACCTTCCGCAACGAGGCCAATGCGCCCGCCGCGCCCGGGCTGATGCTGAAGTACCTGCTGCGCGAGTCCGAAGACCTGGCGCTGGTGCGCAAGCAGATCGGCCTGATCAACATCGTCCGCCGCTGCTTCGAACAGCTGGCCGCCGTGATACGGGAGATGGCCGCCTCCAGCGACCCCGACGCGGTCGATCGCATCGTCATCTATATCGACGACCTGGACCGCTGCAGCGCCAAGCAGGTGGTGGCCATACTCGAGGCCATCCATCTGCTGCTGGCCTTCGACTGCTTCGTCGTCGTCGTGGCCGTCGATCCCAAGTGGCTGGCCCAGTCCCTGAACGACCAGCACCAGCAGTTCATCAACGGCCAGGCGGCGGCTTCCGGCCGCGCGACGCCGGAAGACTACCTGGAAAAGATCTTCCAGATGGCCCTGCACGTGCGCCCGCTCGCCGAGCGCGATCCGTCGGCGGCGTCGCCCTACGGCGCCTATCAGCGGTTCGCCGCCTCGCTGCTGGAGCCCGACCGCGCGCATCAGGCCGATCCGCCGCCCGCCGCGCCGCCGCCCGCGCCGGCCACGCCGACCGAACCGCAGCCGGCCGCCGGGATCGACGGGCGCGAAGGCTTCACGATCGCCTCGCCCGATCGCCCCGAGGATTTCGACGCCGTGCGCCTGGAGCGGGTGAGCCTCGGCGAGGCCGAAACCAAGCTGCTGCTGGAACTGGGCGTCCTGGCGGCCAAGTCGCCCCGGGCGGTCAAGCGGATGATCAACGTCTACCGGCTGATCCGCATCAGCCACGCCGACCGGCTGGAAGACTTCCTCAGGAAGGACGGCGGCGAAGGCCCCGCCTACTGGGCCGTGCTGCTGGCCCTGGCCTGCGAGATCGGCCTGCCCTCCGCCGTGATGGCGCAACTGAGCCGGGTCGCTCGCGACGTGTGGGAAGATGATTGGAGCGCGCTACTGAGCGCTCTGAGTGCGCCACTTAACGAAGATCTCGTCGTAAAACTCCCGGTGGCTAGCAATGAACTCTTCAAGAGCCTGAGGGCGCCAGGTCTCGACGATGCGTTCATCAGCGGTTGGGAAGTCGTCCGACACCACCTCGGTCGCCCACCAGAGCTTGACGAGTTTCTTCGTGCCCTGGCGGTGGTCTCGCGCTACTCCCTGAGGGCTCTGAACGCCTAG
- a CDS encoding alpha/beta fold hydrolase, with product MAAAQTWPQPQFADINGLRMAYYEAGPRQGVPIVFSHGFPELAYSWRHQVAALAQAGYWVIAPDQRGYGLTDKPAAVTDYDMEHLTGDLVGLLDHLGVEKAIFCGHDWGGIVVWAMPLLHPDRVAGVIGLNTPFVPRLPIDPIEMFKAAYGPDMYIVHFQTPGAADALFAQDVDKTMRFFMRLPGDSVVGFSSRPAERRSLALQTALEHYDPKSDDKQFLSDAERAVYVEAFGNGGFTGPINWYRNFTRNWERSEPLPRRIDGIPCLMIMAEHDVVLPPSLADRMGDQIDDLEKVLVEGSGHWTQQEKPEAVNAAILDWLSRRFAA from the coding sequence ATGGCCGCCGCGCAGACCTGGCCGCAGCCGCAGTTCGCCGACATCAACGGCTTGCGGATGGCCTATTACGAGGCCGGACCGCGCCAGGGCGTTCCCATCGTCTTCTCCCACGGCTTTCCCGAGCTGGCCTATTCGTGGCGACATCAGGTCGCAGCCCTCGCGCAGGCGGGCTACTGGGTGATCGCCCCCGACCAGCGCGGCTACGGCCTGACCGACAAGCCGGCGGCGGTGACCGACTACGACATGGAGCACCTGACCGGCGACCTCGTCGGCCTGCTCGACCACCTGGGCGTGGAGAAGGCGATCTTCTGCGGCCACGACTGGGGCGGCATCGTCGTCTGGGCCATGCCCCTGCTGCACCCCGATCGCGTGGCCGGGGTCATCGGGCTGAACACTCCGTTCGTGCCGCGCCTGCCGATCGATCCCATCGAGATGTTCAAGGCCGCCTATGGCCCGGACATGTACATCGTGCACTTCCAGACGCCCGGCGCGGCCGACGCCCTGTTCGCCCAGGACGTGGACAAGACCATGCGTTTCTTCATGCGCCTGCCCGGCGACAGCGTGGTCGGCTTCTCCTCGCGCCCGGCCGAGCGGCGCTCGCTGGCCCTGCAGACGGCGCTGGAGCACTACGATCCCAAGAGCGACGACAAGCAGTTCCTCAGCGACGCAGAACGGGCGGTCTATGTGGAGGCGTTCGGGAACGGCGGCTTCACCGGCCCGATCAACTGGTACCGCAACTTCACCCGCAACTGGGAACGCTCCGAACCCCTGCCCCGCCGCATCGACGGCATCCCCTGCCTGATGATCATGGCCGAGCACGACGTGGTGCTGCCGCCCAGCCTGGCCGACCGCATGGGCGACCAGATCGACGACCTGGAGAAGGTGCTGGTCGAAGGCAGCGGTCACTGGACCCAGCAGGAGAAGCCGGAAGCGGTGAACGCGGCGATCCTCGACTGGCTGAGCAGGCGGTTCGCCGCCTGA
- a CDS encoding multidrug effflux MFS transporter, with protein MTSAAPASPAATPWRLVLLLGALTAFAPMSIDMYLSSFPAIGQTLNAGPEQVQLTLATFFAGMAIGQFLYGPASDRLGRRAPILLGVVIYTIASLTCALAPNIEVLLGARFVQALGGCAGAVVARAVVRDRFDHAETARVLSLMTLIMGLAPVLAPQLGGLIFAVAGWRAVFGVMALFGLAIGLWVLLGLRESRSEETAAQARAENPLRAFGLLLRKKRLLGYGIAGALNGSVLFTYISTSPDLVMGTYGHSPLVFNIVFAANAVGIIGASQVNRLLLRRFKPDEVLTRASLASTALALVLTFFAWTGVGGEWTVLPLLFLALSTYGLMSGNTMAGALSVDPRRAGSISALMGGASFGAGAVAAWAAGLLHDGTPRPVAAVMFACLVGSGLAIFLLAVPRKPAAA; from the coding sequence ATGACTTCCGCCGCTCCCGCTTCCCCCGCCGCCACGCCCTGGCGGCTCGTCCTGCTTCTGGGGGCGCTGACGGCCTTCGCGCCGATGTCGATCGACATGTACCTGTCCAGCTTCCCGGCCATCGGCCAGACGCTGAACGCCGGACCCGAGCAGGTGCAGCTGACCCTGGCGACCTTCTTCGCCGGCATGGCCATCGGCCAGTTCCTCTACGGCCCGGCATCGGATCGCCTGGGCCGCCGCGCGCCGATCCTGCTGGGCGTGGTCATCTACACCATCGCCTCGCTGACCTGCGCCCTGGCGCCGAATATCGAGGTGCTGCTGGGCGCGCGCTTCGTCCAGGCCCTGGGCGGTTGCGCCGGGGCGGTGGTGGCCCGGGCGGTGGTGCGCGACCGCTTCGACCACGCCGAGACCGCGCGGGTGCTGTCTCTGATGACCCTGATCATGGGCCTGGCGCCGGTGCTGGCGCCGCAGCTGGGCGGCCTGATCTTCGCCGTGGCCGGCTGGCGGGCGGTGTTCGGGGTGATGGCGCTGTTCGGCCTGGCGATCGGGCTGTGGGTGCTGCTGGGCCTGCGGGAGTCGCGCTCGGAAGAGACCGCCGCCCAGGCCCGGGCCGAGAACCCGCTGCGGGCCTTCGGCCTGCTGCTGCGCAAGAAGCGCCTGCTGGGCTATGGCATCGCCGGCGCGCTGAACGGCTCGGTGCTGTTCACCTACATCTCGACCTCGCCGGACCTGGTGATGGGGACGTACGGTCACTCGCCGCTGGTCTTCAACATCGTCTTCGCCGCGAACGCCGTGGGCATCATCGGCGCCAGTCAGGTCAACCGGCTGCTGCTGCGCCGGTTCAAGCCCGACGAGGTGCTCACCCGCGCCAGCCTGGCCTCCACGGCCCTGGCGCTGGTCCTGACCTTCTTCGCCTGGACCGGCGTGGGCGGCGAATGGACGGTGCTGCCGCTGCTGTTCCTGGCGCTGTCGACCTACGGCCTGATGTCGGGCAACACCATGGCCGGCGCCCTCAGCGTCGACCCGCGCCGCGCCGGCTCGATCTCGGCCCTGATGGGCGGGGCCTCGTTCGGGGCGGGCGCCGTGGCCGCCTGGGCCGCCGGCCTGCTGCACGACGGCACCCCGCGCCCGGTGGCGGCGGTGATGTTCGCCTGCCTCGTCGGCTCGGGCCTGGCGATCTTCCTGCTGGCGGTCCCGCGGAAGCCGGCGGCCGCCTAA
- a CDS encoding DUF423 domain-containing protein, protein MAKIWTPKLYLRLAALSGFVSVAVGAFAAHGVHEARPIELLKTGALYEMTHALAVFAAFAIARATGRSAGLAAGLFLAGSLVFSGTLYAMAFGGPRILGAITPIGGVAFLAGWLVLAWSAGKVADQIADRA, encoded by the coding sequence ATGGCGAAGATCTGGACCCCGAAGCTCTATCTGCGCCTGGCCGCCCTCAGCGGCTTCGTCTCCGTGGCCGTCGGGGCCTTCGCCGCCCACGGCGTGCACGAGGCCCGTCCGATCGAGTTGCTGAAGACCGGCGCCCTCTACGAGATGACCCACGCCCTGGCGGTGTTCGCCGCCTTCGCCATTGCCCGCGCCACGGGACGGTCGGCGGGTCTCGCCGCCGGCCTCTTCCTGGCGGGGAGCCTGGTGTTCTCGGGCACGCTGTACGCCATGGCGTTCGGCGGCCCGCGCATCCTGGGCGCGATCACCCCGATCGGCGGCGTGGCCTTCCTGGCCGGCTGGCTGGTCCTGGCCTGGAGCGCCGGCAAGGTCGCCGACCAGATTGCCGACAGGGCCTAG
- a CDS encoding TerC family protein, whose translation MLETLFTPDGPAAAFLQVLMIDLVLAGDNAVAVGLAAGGLPVKDRKKVILYGLGAAVVLRIGFALITTWLLGVVGLLLAGGFLLLWVCWKMWREMRDQAAQDAADASAVLDSDPATEPKARAPKSFKSAFLQVLIADVSMSLDNVLAVAGAAREHPGILVFGLLLSIALMGLAANAIAKLLHKHRWIGFVGLAIVLYVALHMIWEGHRSVVMDLHKTEQYNAAAPNVIDIKPGEVAEHEKHR comes from the coding sequence ATGCTCGAAACGCTCTTCACGCCCGACGGCCCCGCCGCCGCCTTTCTCCAGGTCCTGATGATCGACCTCGTCCTGGCCGGCGACAACGCCGTGGCCGTGGGCCTGGCGGCCGGCGGCCTGCCGGTGAAGGACCGCAAGAAGGTCATCCTCTACGGGCTGGGCGCGGCCGTGGTGCTGCGCATCGGATTCGCGCTGATCACCACCTGGCTGCTGGGCGTGGTGGGCCTGCTGCTGGCGGGCGGCTTCCTGCTGCTGTGGGTGTGCTGGAAGATGTGGCGCGAGATGCGCGACCAGGCCGCCCAGGACGCCGCCGACGCCTCGGCCGTGCTCGACAGCGACCCGGCCACCGAGCCCAAGGCCCGCGCGCCCAAGAGCTTCAAGAGCGCCTTCCTGCAGGTGCTGATCGCCGACGTCTCGATGTCGCTGGACAACGTGCTGGCCGTGGCCGGCGCCGCCCGCGAGCACCCGGGCATCCTGGTGTTCGGCCTGCTGCTGTCGATCGCCCTGATGGGCCTGGCCGCCAACGCCATCGCCAAGCTGCTGCACAAGCACCGCTGGATCGGCTTCGTGGGCCTGGCCATCGTGCTGTACGTCGCCCTGCACATGATCTGGGAAGGCCACCGCAGCGTCGTGATGGACCTGCACAAGACCGAACAATACAACGCCGCCGCGCCGAACGTCATCGACATCAAGCCCGGCGAAGTGGCCGAGCACGAGAAGCACCGCTAG
- the rlmB gene encoding 23S rRNA (guanosine(2251)-2'-O)-methyltransferase RlmB — protein sequence MSSHSERNDRRRPKAPERENRSKPQKTKTFSKPAGDEKEWIWGNHAVEAALSNPARPPAKRLLVTPDRAKRLAPNLQRHPALQIFEPGDIARLLPQGAVHQGIAMKVGEPESLSLAELGTPAQGVIVMLDQITDPQNVGAIFRSAAAFGVKGAVLQDRHAPALSGVLAKTAVGAVDKVPYARVVNLSRALEELAELGWRAVALAGEAEASLEEVLDGGPTVLVLGSEGEGVRRLVAEHCDAMGKIPMPGGFESLNVSAAAAIALYETSRVRATGEIGS from the coding sequence GTGTCCTCTCATTCTGAACGCAACGACCGTAGAAGGCCAAAAGCGCCAGAACGTGAAAATCGCTCCAAGCCTCAGAAAACCAAGACCTTTTCCAAGCCCGCGGGCGACGAGAAGGAGTGGATCTGGGGGAATCACGCCGTCGAAGCGGCGCTTTCGAACCCCGCCAGGCCCCCCGCCAAGCGCCTTTTGGTCACCCCGGACCGGGCCAAGCGACTCGCGCCGAATCTCCAGCGTCACCCCGCGCTGCAGATCTTCGAGCCGGGCGACATCGCCAGGCTTCTACCCCAGGGCGCGGTGCACCAGGGAATCGCCATGAAGGTGGGCGAGCCCGAGTCGCTGTCGCTGGCGGAGCTGGGCACGCCGGCCCAGGGCGTGATCGTCATGCTCGACCAGATCACCGACCCGCAGAACGTCGGCGCCATCTTCCGCTCGGCCGCCGCCTTCGGGGTGAAGGGCGCGGTGCTGCAGGACCGCCACGCGCCCGCGCTCTCGGGCGTGCTGGCCAAGACCGCCGTCGGCGCGGTCGACAAGGTGCCCTACGCGCGCGTGGTCAATCTCTCGCGGGCCCTCGAGGAGCTGGCGGAGCTGGGCTGGCGGGCCGTGGCCCTGGCCGGCGAGGCCGAAGCGAGCCTGGAAGAGGTGCTCGACGGCGGTCCGACCGTGCTGGTCCTGGGCTCGGAAGGCGAAGGCGTGCGCCGGCTGGTGGCCGAGCACTGCGACGCGATGGGAAAAATCCCCATGCCCGGCGGCTTCGAGAGCCTGAACGTGTCCGCCGCGGCGGCGATCGCGCTCTATGAGACGTCACGCGTTCGCGCCACAGGGGAAATCGGTTCGTGA